The Pecten maximus chromosome 11, xPecMax1.1, whole genome shotgun sequence genome has a segment encoding these proteins:
- the LOC117337826 gene encoding uncharacterized protein F54H12.2-like, translating to MYPFRAYLETLLSYGPAAKESQLTSGMWYKDTAAQMDTAGNDNHGYIKRKLSTATSRSVEMMGRLHSDLFAQERYLVNNVNMKITLTRSKDVFCLMGEDKKLKVVIKDIYLNVRKVRLSPSVRLAHAKALEISRAKYPIRRVAMKVFSVPRGNHNFVKDNLFLGQMPKRLVIGCVDSDAYSGLITKNPFHFKDFDINFVVLNVDGKQVPTKPLQPNFTQKHYIRSYMGLFNTTGKTFRDEGNNISKDEYGTGFTLFGFDLTPDLSEVGTFHLIKKGNLSLEVHFGTGLPNTINVVVYAEFDNIIEIDRNRQILFDYSA from the coding sequence ATGTATCCATTCAGAGCTTACCTTGAAACGCTACTCAGCTATGGTCCTGCAGCCAAAGAATCTCAGTTGACCAGTGGAATGTGGTATAAGGATACAGCTGCGCAAATGGACACTGCAGGAAACGATAATCATGGCTACATCAAGAGGAAATTGTCAACAGCAACCAGTAGATCTGTGGAAATGATGGGAAGACTCCATTCTGACCTATTTGCCCAGGAAAGATATCTTGTCAATAATGTGAACATGAAAATAACGTTAACCAGAAGTAAAGATGTTTTCTGTTTGATGGGAGAagacaaaaaattaaaagttgTCATCAAGGACATCTATCTAAACGTGAGAAAAGTTAGACTGAGTCCATCGGTGAGACTGGCCCATGCAAAAGCCCTGGAAATATCACGTGCCAAATACCCAATCAGAAGAGTTGCAATGAAAGTATTTTCTGTTCCAagaggaaatcacaattttgtaaAGGATAATCTGTTTCTAGGACAAATGCCTAAGAGATTGGTCATCGGATGTGTGGACAGTGATGCCTATAGTGGACTCATCACCAAGAatccttttcattttaaagattttgatattaattttgttgtccTGAACGTGGATGGCAAACAAGTCCCCACCAAGCCTTTGCAGCCAAATTTCACCCAGAAACATTACATCAGAAGCTACATGGGTCTGTTTAACACTACCGGCAAAACGTTTCGTGACGAGGGTAATAACATCTCAAAGGATGAATATGGCACTGGTTTTACCCTCTTTGGATTTGATCTGACACCCGACCTTTCAGAAGTGGGCACATTTCATCTTATAAAAAAGGGAAACTTGTCTTTGGAAGTGCATTTCGGAACAGGCCTACCCAATACCATCAACGTTGTGGTGTATGCTGAATTTGACAATATCATAGAAATAGATCGTAACAGACAAATTCTTTTTGATTATAGTGCATGA